A genomic segment from Aquila chrysaetos chrysaetos chromosome 11, bAquChr1.4, whole genome shotgun sequence encodes:
- the LOC121233646 gene encoding uncharacterized protein LOC121233646, translating to MLNNGYQLSCPGRIRGRLHGPQDGAVEKPHFVRAARAVTSASPGQWLWSMIGKAMTSGKAVWPWREAVMCSDNTPNSSSATNIAVTAARAVTDSGPETASPSAWRNISSCLTKASLVWFDLRAISAAWSSHLSHHEHQPGAASSPPPAGELLQPCATAVVFLTWVGNVTMTETRLRTYGEIKMNNLKVLQGMKQLNHKIPKPGNGNL from the exons ATGCTAAACAATGGCTACCAGCTTTCTTGCCCTGGCAGGATCAGGGGGAGGCTCCACGGGCCCCAGGATGGTGCCGTGGAGAAGCCCCATTTTGTCCGAGCAGCACGTGCTGTCACCAGTGCCTCACCTGGGCAGTGGTTGTGGTCAATGATTGGCAAAGCCATGACATCAGGGAAAGCCGTGTGGCCCTGGCGCGAGGCAGTGATGTGTTCTGACAACACTCCAAACTCCTCCAGTGCCACAAATATTGCTGTGACGGCAGCCAGGGCAGTGACAGACTCAGGGCCTGAAACAGCTTCCCCAAGTGCCTGGAGGAACATCTCCTCCTGCTTAACAAAGGCCAGCTTGGTCTGGTTTGATCTTCGAGCCATCTCTGCTGCATGGAGTAGCCACCTCTCCCACCATGAACATCAGCCTGGGGCTGCGTCCTCTCCACCACCGGCTGGggagctcctccagccctgtgcaACAGCAGTCGTGTTCCTCACGTGG GTAGGAAATGTCACTATGACTGAGACAAGGCTGAGAACATATGGAGAAATAAAGATGAATAACCTG aaagtgcTCCAGGGTATGAAACAGTTAAACCACAAAATACCCAAGCCAGGAAATGGCAACCTCTGA